One genomic window of Cygnus atratus isolate AKBS03 ecotype Queensland, Australia chromosome 16, CAtr_DNAZoo_HiC_assembly, whole genome shotgun sequence includes the following:
- the ASXL1 gene encoding polycomb group protein ASXL1 isoform X2 → MKEMKQRRKKERTWAEAARLVLENYSDAPMTPKQILQVIEAEGLKEMSGTSPLACLNAMLHSNSRGGDGLFYKLPGRISLFTLKKDALQWSRNLSVPEGDELEDTADAESCESNEASTVSGDNDVSLDETSSNASCSTESQSKASSTARESNRTASQTTKQKKKTGVMLPRVVLTPLKVNGAHMESASGFTGRHADGESSSTSSSSSSSLAMCNATLRSRTEINRDPPQLLRGIRKPTAGQMKRNRGEDIDFETPGSILVNTNLRALINSRTFNALPSHFQQQLLYLLPEVDRQVGADGLMRLSGSALNNEFFTHAAQSWRERLADGEFTHEMQVRIRQEMEKEKRVEQWKEKFFEDYYGQRLGLTQEESQEQNLVQEDAENRTGLSVKGEARLPRGPSTRQRDGHFKKRSRADLRCRARRSLYKLRESEQKEASKETASVGPDSSLRKETKPEMDLKKDDPTSASTAALNPESSELHLSPETSKSHSKSEDPSLAAASRIPSLPQENSARESKDQKRKCFEEAASASFPEKKPRLEDRQSFRNTIESVHPEKPQPTKEEPKVPPIRIQLSRIKPPWVVKGQPAYQICPRIIPNTEPSSRGRSGARTLADIKARALQARAQREAATAAIGGGGGPGGGRSTDEGGGGGECNSHTEHRRSKRTHGKRSSDLQRTQLLSSLRLNGEKADSEMAAQAANADSFASSTQDSFSSKSEGSGNPERTAGTSSGEAQHVDGSPSRQFCDAVTGSSSDSATLERREESPEQVLCDARTETPACVASEEGQSTKLKCLVPPVNGLSCSQVQGTVISPTGDGILSEPKGGSSPAVQLDYHPDVKENSSSCPTLLPELSSGGKECHQPECHEPEVISRFRCNGSETFVEQCTRNDSDNSRTVTTGVEKVKPARYQFTHVQAERESDGKTSDEEQNTESLVKSSLCEDFISQNRIDTSEELVQLRERCPRTEPEDVCQPLRETQEFKLNGDDEIQSTHSETTDTASDFEADIADESVEMDVCFRSVNCREVTRKDSCQSNIERRDRVRSKLPVETDSLAYVVDFPSVSVMSTAPPPQRWGPHAPLPPKSERLSGSAQPISSVETNNPLVMQLLKGNHPLEEVIPGSQASVKLEVTQPPADKQSESLSMQVERGGSCYFGKESSPDVQVKTSAPSRSDDFHSVRSSVDSQEKKRGPGAALPRAEDMENQSIPEKHSKIDSALSCEDQLANVASASQKHEEMSPQERTFSSCSFEEQKEVSKNHRVPQRNPLTNVITNKSPEKLNPSPEPLFLSPNVNSLGPKQTGSTPANKNYVGVQGKKLFGSGFPCNASVRLHHSRASDQVSDMGTLAPSKQIPLTKSCASGEGMPGVREEWTSKQHMNTMGEIRNENALACDSPTKNSGEKQKDAAQSPVELTEPLQSVPLVMDLPFLKFSREPGKRHNHPLEPSSIPSQFNIKQAFYGKLSKLQLNSTSFNYSSNTPAFPRSLAGSMMQLTHKANFAANHNTSLSVQMFADSSSVEEISFKCSCSLKAMIMCKGCGAFCHDDCIGPSKLCVLCLVVR, encoded by the exons atgaaggagATGAAGCAGCGGAGGAAGAAGGAGCGCACGTGGGCCGAGGCCGCCCGCCTG GTGCTGGAAAACTACTCGGATGCTCCCATGACCCCAAAACAGATTCTGCAGGTCATAGAGGCTGAAGGACTAAAGGAAATGAG TGGCACTTCTCCCCTGGCCTGCCTCAATGCCATGCTCCATTCCAATTCAAGGGGAGGTGATGGACTCTTCTACAAACTGCCTGGACGGATCAGCCTGTTCACGCTCAAG AAGGATGCTCTTCAGTGGTCTCGGAATCTGTCTGTGCCAGAAGGGGATGAACTGGAGGATACAGCAGACGCAGAAAGTTGTGAGTCCAATGAAGCAAGCACTGTGAGTGGTGATAATGATG TGTCTCTTGATGAAACCTCCTCTAATGCCTCCTGTTCCACTGAATCTCAGAGCAAGGCATCCTCTACTGCCAGGGAGAGCAACAGAACAGCCTCACAG acaaccaaacaaaagaaaaagactggtGTAATGCTGCCACGTGTTGTTTTAACACCACTGAAAGTAAATGGGGCGCACATGGAGTCTGCATCTG gcTTCACAGGAAGGCATGCTGATGGGGAGAGCAGTAGCACAtccagcagtagcagcagctcTTTGGCCATGTGCAATGCCACCTTGCGCAgtagaacagaaataaacaggGATCCGCCACAGCTACTGAGAGGTATTCGAAAGCCCACGGCTG GACAAATGAAACGAAACAGGGGTGAGGATATTGACTTCGAAACACCTGGTTCCATTCTTGTCAATACAAACCTGCGAGCTCTGATAAACTCCAGAACATTTAATGCTCTCCCATCgcacttccagcagcagcttctttaCCTCCTTCCGGAAGTTGACAGACAG GTTGGGGCTGATGGGCTGATGCGTCTCAGTGGCAGTGCTCTGAATAACGAATTTTTCACCCatgctgctcagagctggagAGAACGACTAGCTGATG GTGAATTCACGCATGAAATGCAAGTTCGAATTCGGCAGgagatggaaaaggagaaaagagtgGAACAATGGAAGGAGAAGTTCTTTGAGGACTACTATGGACAAAG GTTGGGCTTGACCCAAGAAGAATCCCAAGAGCAGAATTTGGTGCAAGAAGATGCTGAGAACAGGACAGGACTGTCTGTTAAAGGAGAAGCAAGATTGCCACGCGGTCCTTCTACACGGCAGAGAGATGGGCACTTCAAGAAACGCTCCCGGGCCGACCTGCGAtgcagagccaggaggagcCTGTACAAATTACGTGAATCTGAGCAAAAGGAGGCTTCCAAAGAGACTGCCTCTGTGGGACCAGATTCCTCTCTTCGTAAAGAGACCAAACCTGAGATGGACCTGAAGAAAGATGATCCGACAAGTGCTTCTACTGCAGCACTGAATCCAGAGAGTTCAGAACTGCATCTCTCTCCGGAGACTTCCAAGTCACACAGTAAATCGGAAGATCCGTCATTGGCAGCTGCAAGCAGAATTCCTAGTTTGCCCCAGGAGAACTCAGCTCGGGAGTCAAAGGACCAGAAGAGGAAATGCTTTGAGGAGGCTGCCTCTGCATCCTTCCCCGAAAAGAAGCCCCGGCTTGAAGATCGTCAGTCCTTTCGTAACACAATTGAAAGTGTTCACCCAGAAAAGCCACAGCCTACTAAAGAGGAGCCAAAAGTCCCACCCATCCGG attCAACTTTCACGTATTAAACCACCCTGGGTGGTTAAAGGTCAGCCAGCTTACCAAATATGCCCCAGGATCATCCCCAACACGGAGCCCTCCAGCCGGGGCAGGAGCGGGGCCAGAACACTCGCAGACATTAAAGCCCGTGCTCTGCAGGCCCGAGCCCAGCGAGAAGCTGCTACAGCTGCCATCGGAGGTGGGGGTGGCCCAGGCGGAGGGAGAAGCACTGACGAAGGAGGTGGCGGAGGAGAATGCAACAGCCACACAGAGCACAGGAGATCAAAGAGAACTCATGGAAAGCGTTCGTCAGATCTACAACGAACACAATTACTGTCGTCTCTCCGTCTAAATGGAGAAAAGGCTGACTCCGAGATGGCTGCTCAGGCAGCTAATGCGGATTCCTTTGCCTCTTCAACACAAGACTCCTTTTCTTCAAAGAGTGAGGGAAGCGGCAATCCGGAACGCACTGCAGGCACTAGCTCAGGGGAAGCTCAGCACGTGGATGGCTCACCTAGCAGGCagttctgtgatgctgtgactGGGTCATCGTCTGACAGTGCAACTTTGGAGAGGCGGGAGGAGAGCCCTGAACAGGTCCTCTGTGATGCAAGGACTGAAACCCCAGCTTGTGTTGCATCAGAGGAGGGGCAAAGTACAAAGCTGAAATGCCTGGTTCCTCCAGTAAACGGTCTGTCTTGTTCTCAGGTTCAGGGAACTGTCATCAGTCCTACAGGAGATGGGATTCTGTCAGAACCCAAAGGTGGTAGCTCTCCCGCAGTACAGTTGGATTATCATCCTGATGTAAAGGAAAATTCCTCCAGTTGTCCTACTCTTCTGCCAGAATTGTCATCAGGTGGTAAAGAATGCCATCAGCCAGAATGCCACGAGCCAGAAGTGATATCTAGATTTAGATGTAATGGCTCTGAAACATTTGTGGAACAGTGTACGAGAAATGATAGTGATAACTCCAGAACAGTGACTACTGGAGTGGAGAAAGTAAAGCCTGCACGGTATCAGTTCACACATGtgcaggcagagagagagagtgatGGCAAAACAAGTGATGAAGAACAGAATACAGAGTCTCTGGTGAAATCCTCTTTATGTGAGGACTTCATTTCTCAGAATAGGATAGATACCTCTGAAGAACTTgtgcagctgagagagagaTGCCCCAGAACAGAACCAGAAGATGTGTGTCAGCCACTGAGAGAGACTCAAGAGTTCAAGCTGAATGGAGATGATGAAATACAGAGTACACACAGTGAGACAACAGATACTGCTTCGGATTTTGAAGCTGACATAGCTGATGAGAGCGTAGAGATGGATGTATGTTTTAGAAGTGTCAACTGCAGGGAGGTAACCAGGAAAGACTCCTGTCAGAGCAACATTGAGAGACGTGATAGAGTTAGATCGAAGTTACCTGTGGAAACAGATAGTCTGGCCTATGTTGTGGACTTCCCTTCAGTCTCAGTGATGAGCACTGCACCTCCACCTCAGAGATGGGGGCCGCATGCACCATTGCCCCCAAAATCCGAGAGGCTGTCAGGTTCTGCTCAGCCCATATCCTCTGTTGAAACCAACAACCCTTTGGTGATGCAGCTGCTTAAGGGGAACCATCCACTGGAAGAAGTCATCCCAGGATCTCAAGCCAGTGTCAAGCTGGAAGTTACACAACCACCTGCAGACAAACAGTCGGAAAGCCTCTCCATGCAAGTGGAGAGAGGTGGCAGTTGCTATTTTGGCAAAGAATCTTCTCCAGATGTGCAAGTAAAGACAAGCGCCCCAAGCAGGAGTGATGACTTCCACTCGGTGAGATCTTCTGTAGATTCCCAGGAAAAGAAGCGGGGACCAGGGGCAGCGTTGCCTAGAGCAGAGGATATGGAGAATCAGTCTATTCCAGAAAAACATTCCAAAATTGACTCAGCTTTAAGCTGCGAAGACCAACTAGCAAATGTGGCAAGTGCCTCTCAGAAGCATGAAGAGATGAGCCCTCAGGAAAGAACGTTTTCTTCCTGTAGCTTTGAAGAGCAAAAGGAAGTGTCCAAGAACCATCGGGTGCCGCAGCGCAACCCACTAACGAATGTTATCACAAATAAAAGTCCCGAGAAGTTGAACCCATCTCCAGAGCCTCTGTTTTTATCTCCAAATGTAAATTCTCTTGGTCCAAAACAGACAGGGAGTACACCGGCCAATAAAAATTACGTTGGAGTTCAAGGCAAAAAGCTCTTTGGTTCTGGTTTTCCTTGCAACGCCAGTGTTAGACTACATCACTCGAGGGCTTCAGATCAAGTTTCAGACATGGGGACCTTGGCCCCCAGCAAACAGATTCCTCTGACCAAGAGCTGTGCATCTGGAGAAGGAATGCCAGGTGTAAGGGAAGAATGGACTTCAAAGCAGCACATGAACACCATgggagaaataagaaatgagaATGCGTTGGCATGTGACAGCCCAACCAAGAACAgtggagagaagcagaaggacGCAGCACAAAGCCCTGTGGAGCTAACTGAGCCCTTGCAAAGTGTTCCGCTGGTTATGGACCTGCCATTTCTTAAGTTTTCAAGGGAACCAGGGAAAAGACACAATCACCCTTTGGAGCCTTCTTCCATACCTTCTCAGTTCAATATCAAACAAGCATTTTATGGGAAGCTTTCTAAGCTGCAGCTTAATTCCACCAGCTTTAATTATTCATCTAACACTCCAGCTTTTCCCAGAAGTCTTGCTGGAAGCATGATGCAGCTAACCCACAAAGCGAACTTTGCTGCAAACCATAATACATCCCTTTCTGTGCAGATGTTTGCTGATAGCAGCAGTGTTGAAGAAATATCGTTCAAGTGTTCGTGCAGCCTTAAAGCCATGATTATGTGTAAAGGCTGTGGGGCATTTTGTCATGATGACTGTATAGGACCCTCTAAGCTTTGTGTATTGTGCCTTGTGGTGAGATAA
- the ASXL1 gene encoding polycomb group protein ASXL1 isoform X1: MKEMKQRRKKERTWAEAARLVLENYSDAPMTPKQILQVIEAEGLKEMSGTSPLACLNAMLHSNSRGGDGLFYKLPGRISLFTLKKDALQWSRNLSVPEGDELEDTADAESCESNEASTVSGDNDGKCLITLILSYKHLLLCLTECPSTSVSLDETSSNASCSTESQSKASSTARESNRTASQTTKQKKKTGVMLPRVVLTPLKVNGAHMESASGFTGRHADGESSSTSSSSSSSLAMCNATLRSRTEINRDPPQLLRGIRKPTAGQMKRNRGEDIDFETPGSILVNTNLRALINSRTFNALPSHFQQQLLYLLPEVDRQVGADGLMRLSGSALNNEFFTHAAQSWRERLADGEFTHEMQVRIRQEMEKEKRVEQWKEKFFEDYYGQRLGLTQEESQEQNLVQEDAENRTGLSVKGEARLPRGPSTRQRDGHFKKRSRADLRCRARRSLYKLRESEQKEASKETASVGPDSSLRKETKPEMDLKKDDPTSASTAALNPESSELHLSPETSKSHSKSEDPSLAAASRIPSLPQENSARESKDQKRKCFEEAASASFPEKKPRLEDRQSFRNTIESVHPEKPQPTKEEPKVPPIRIQLSRIKPPWVVKGQPAYQICPRIIPNTEPSSRGRSGARTLADIKARALQARAQREAATAAIGGGGGPGGGRSTDEGGGGGECNSHTEHRRSKRTHGKRSSDLQRTQLLSSLRLNGEKADSEMAAQAANADSFASSTQDSFSSKSEGSGNPERTAGTSSGEAQHVDGSPSRQFCDAVTGSSSDSATLERREESPEQVLCDARTETPACVASEEGQSTKLKCLVPPVNGLSCSQVQGTVISPTGDGILSEPKGGSSPAVQLDYHPDVKENSSSCPTLLPELSSGGKECHQPECHEPEVISRFRCNGSETFVEQCTRNDSDNSRTVTTGVEKVKPARYQFTHVQAERESDGKTSDEEQNTESLVKSSLCEDFISQNRIDTSEELVQLRERCPRTEPEDVCQPLRETQEFKLNGDDEIQSTHSETTDTASDFEADIADESVEMDVCFRSVNCREVTRKDSCQSNIERRDRVRSKLPVETDSLAYVVDFPSVSVMSTAPPPQRWGPHAPLPPKSERLSGSAQPISSVETNNPLVMQLLKGNHPLEEVIPGSQASVKLEVTQPPADKQSESLSMQVERGGSCYFGKESSPDVQVKTSAPSRSDDFHSVRSSVDSQEKKRGPGAALPRAEDMENQSIPEKHSKIDSALSCEDQLANVASASQKHEEMSPQERTFSSCSFEEQKEVSKNHRVPQRNPLTNVITNKSPEKLNPSPEPLFLSPNVNSLGPKQTGSTPANKNYVGVQGKKLFGSGFPCNASVRLHHSRASDQVSDMGTLAPSKQIPLTKSCASGEGMPGVREEWTSKQHMNTMGEIRNENALACDSPTKNSGEKQKDAAQSPVELTEPLQSVPLVMDLPFLKFSREPGKRHNHPLEPSSIPSQFNIKQAFYGKLSKLQLNSTSFNYSSNTPAFPRSLAGSMMQLTHKANFAANHNTSLSVQMFADSSSVEEISFKCSCSLKAMIMCKGCGAFCHDDCIGPSKLCVLCLVVR; the protein is encoded by the exons atgaaggagATGAAGCAGCGGAGGAAGAAGGAGCGCACGTGGGCCGAGGCCGCCCGCCTG GTGCTGGAAAACTACTCGGATGCTCCCATGACCCCAAAACAGATTCTGCAGGTCATAGAGGCTGAAGGACTAAAGGAAATGAG TGGCACTTCTCCCCTGGCCTGCCTCAATGCCATGCTCCATTCCAATTCAAGGGGAGGTGATGGACTCTTCTACAAACTGCCTGGACGGATCAGCCTGTTCACGCTCAAG AAGGATGCTCTTCAGTGGTCTCGGAATCTGTCTGTGCCAGAAGGGGATGAACTGGAGGATACAGCAGACGCAGAAAGTTGTGAGTCCAATGAAGCAAGCACTGTGAGTGGTGATAATGATGGTAAGTGTCTGATAACGTTAATCTTAAGTTATAAGCATCTACTTCTGTGTCTGACCGAGTGCCCATCTACTTCAGTGTCTCTTGATGAAACCTCCTCTAATGCCTCCTGTTCCACTGAATCTCAGAGCAAGGCATCCTCTACTGCCAGGGAGAGCAACAGAACAGCCTCACAG acaaccaaacaaaagaaaaagactggtGTAATGCTGCCACGTGTTGTTTTAACACCACTGAAAGTAAATGGGGCGCACATGGAGTCTGCATCTG gcTTCACAGGAAGGCATGCTGATGGGGAGAGCAGTAGCACAtccagcagtagcagcagctcTTTGGCCATGTGCAATGCCACCTTGCGCAgtagaacagaaataaacaggGATCCGCCACAGCTACTGAGAGGTATTCGAAAGCCCACGGCTG GACAAATGAAACGAAACAGGGGTGAGGATATTGACTTCGAAACACCTGGTTCCATTCTTGTCAATACAAACCTGCGAGCTCTGATAAACTCCAGAACATTTAATGCTCTCCCATCgcacttccagcagcagcttctttaCCTCCTTCCGGAAGTTGACAGACAG GTTGGGGCTGATGGGCTGATGCGTCTCAGTGGCAGTGCTCTGAATAACGAATTTTTCACCCatgctgctcagagctggagAGAACGACTAGCTGATG GTGAATTCACGCATGAAATGCAAGTTCGAATTCGGCAGgagatggaaaaggagaaaagagtgGAACAATGGAAGGAGAAGTTCTTTGAGGACTACTATGGACAAAG GTTGGGCTTGACCCAAGAAGAATCCCAAGAGCAGAATTTGGTGCAAGAAGATGCTGAGAACAGGACAGGACTGTCTGTTAAAGGAGAAGCAAGATTGCCACGCGGTCCTTCTACACGGCAGAGAGATGGGCACTTCAAGAAACGCTCCCGGGCCGACCTGCGAtgcagagccaggaggagcCTGTACAAATTACGTGAATCTGAGCAAAAGGAGGCTTCCAAAGAGACTGCCTCTGTGGGACCAGATTCCTCTCTTCGTAAAGAGACCAAACCTGAGATGGACCTGAAGAAAGATGATCCGACAAGTGCTTCTACTGCAGCACTGAATCCAGAGAGTTCAGAACTGCATCTCTCTCCGGAGACTTCCAAGTCACACAGTAAATCGGAAGATCCGTCATTGGCAGCTGCAAGCAGAATTCCTAGTTTGCCCCAGGAGAACTCAGCTCGGGAGTCAAAGGACCAGAAGAGGAAATGCTTTGAGGAGGCTGCCTCTGCATCCTTCCCCGAAAAGAAGCCCCGGCTTGAAGATCGTCAGTCCTTTCGTAACACAATTGAAAGTGTTCACCCAGAAAAGCCACAGCCTACTAAAGAGGAGCCAAAAGTCCCACCCATCCGG attCAACTTTCACGTATTAAACCACCCTGGGTGGTTAAAGGTCAGCCAGCTTACCAAATATGCCCCAGGATCATCCCCAACACGGAGCCCTCCAGCCGGGGCAGGAGCGGGGCCAGAACACTCGCAGACATTAAAGCCCGTGCTCTGCAGGCCCGAGCCCAGCGAGAAGCTGCTACAGCTGCCATCGGAGGTGGGGGTGGCCCAGGCGGAGGGAGAAGCACTGACGAAGGAGGTGGCGGAGGAGAATGCAACAGCCACACAGAGCACAGGAGATCAAAGAGAACTCATGGAAAGCGTTCGTCAGATCTACAACGAACACAATTACTGTCGTCTCTCCGTCTAAATGGAGAAAAGGCTGACTCCGAGATGGCTGCTCAGGCAGCTAATGCGGATTCCTTTGCCTCTTCAACACAAGACTCCTTTTCTTCAAAGAGTGAGGGAAGCGGCAATCCGGAACGCACTGCAGGCACTAGCTCAGGGGAAGCTCAGCACGTGGATGGCTCACCTAGCAGGCagttctgtgatgctgtgactGGGTCATCGTCTGACAGTGCAACTTTGGAGAGGCGGGAGGAGAGCCCTGAACAGGTCCTCTGTGATGCAAGGACTGAAACCCCAGCTTGTGTTGCATCAGAGGAGGGGCAAAGTACAAAGCTGAAATGCCTGGTTCCTCCAGTAAACGGTCTGTCTTGTTCTCAGGTTCAGGGAACTGTCATCAGTCCTACAGGAGATGGGATTCTGTCAGAACCCAAAGGTGGTAGCTCTCCCGCAGTACAGTTGGATTATCATCCTGATGTAAAGGAAAATTCCTCCAGTTGTCCTACTCTTCTGCCAGAATTGTCATCAGGTGGTAAAGAATGCCATCAGCCAGAATGCCACGAGCCAGAAGTGATATCTAGATTTAGATGTAATGGCTCTGAAACATTTGTGGAACAGTGTACGAGAAATGATAGTGATAACTCCAGAACAGTGACTACTGGAGTGGAGAAAGTAAAGCCTGCACGGTATCAGTTCACACATGtgcaggcagagagagagagtgatGGCAAAACAAGTGATGAAGAACAGAATACAGAGTCTCTGGTGAAATCCTCTTTATGTGAGGACTTCATTTCTCAGAATAGGATAGATACCTCTGAAGAACTTgtgcagctgagagagagaTGCCCCAGAACAGAACCAGAAGATGTGTGTCAGCCACTGAGAGAGACTCAAGAGTTCAAGCTGAATGGAGATGATGAAATACAGAGTACACACAGTGAGACAACAGATACTGCTTCGGATTTTGAAGCTGACATAGCTGATGAGAGCGTAGAGATGGATGTATGTTTTAGAAGTGTCAACTGCAGGGAGGTAACCAGGAAAGACTCCTGTCAGAGCAACATTGAGAGACGTGATAGAGTTAGATCGAAGTTACCTGTGGAAACAGATAGTCTGGCCTATGTTGTGGACTTCCCTTCAGTCTCAGTGATGAGCACTGCACCTCCACCTCAGAGATGGGGGCCGCATGCACCATTGCCCCCAAAATCCGAGAGGCTGTCAGGTTCTGCTCAGCCCATATCCTCTGTTGAAACCAACAACCCTTTGGTGATGCAGCTGCTTAAGGGGAACCATCCACTGGAAGAAGTCATCCCAGGATCTCAAGCCAGTGTCAAGCTGGAAGTTACACAACCACCTGCAGACAAACAGTCGGAAAGCCTCTCCATGCAAGTGGAGAGAGGTGGCAGTTGCTATTTTGGCAAAGAATCTTCTCCAGATGTGCAAGTAAAGACAAGCGCCCCAAGCAGGAGTGATGACTTCCACTCGGTGAGATCTTCTGTAGATTCCCAGGAAAAGAAGCGGGGACCAGGGGCAGCGTTGCCTAGAGCAGAGGATATGGAGAATCAGTCTATTCCAGAAAAACATTCCAAAATTGACTCAGCTTTAAGCTGCGAAGACCAACTAGCAAATGTGGCAAGTGCCTCTCAGAAGCATGAAGAGATGAGCCCTCAGGAAAGAACGTTTTCTTCCTGTAGCTTTGAAGAGCAAAAGGAAGTGTCCAAGAACCATCGGGTGCCGCAGCGCAACCCACTAACGAATGTTATCACAAATAAAAGTCCCGAGAAGTTGAACCCATCTCCAGAGCCTCTGTTTTTATCTCCAAATGTAAATTCTCTTGGTCCAAAACAGACAGGGAGTACACCGGCCAATAAAAATTACGTTGGAGTTCAAGGCAAAAAGCTCTTTGGTTCTGGTTTTCCTTGCAACGCCAGTGTTAGACTACATCACTCGAGGGCTTCAGATCAAGTTTCAGACATGGGGACCTTGGCCCCCAGCAAACAGATTCCTCTGACCAAGAGCTGTGCATCTGGAGAAGGAATGCCAGGTGTAAGGGAAGAATGGACTTCAAAGCAGCACATGAACACCATgggagaaataagaaatgagaATGCGTTGGCATGTGACAGCCCAACCAAGAACAgtggagagaagcagaaggacGCAGCACAAAGCCCTGTGGAGCTAACTGAGCCCTTGCAAAGTGTTCCGCTGGTTATGGACCTGCCATTTCTTAAGTTTTCAAGGGAACCAGGGAAAAGACACAATCACCCTTTGGAGCCTTCTTCCATACCTTCTCAGTTCAATATCAAACAAGCATTTTATGGGAAGCTTTCTAAGCTGCAGCTTAATTCCACCAGCTTTAATTATTCATCTAACACTCCAGCTTTTCCCAGAAGTCTTGCTGGAAGCATGATGCAGCTAACCCACAAAGCGAACTTTGCTGCAAACCATAATACATCCCTTTCTGTGCAGATGTTTGCTGATAGCAGCAGTGTTGAAGAAATATCGTTCAAGTGTTCGTGCAGCCTTAAAGCCATGATTATGTGTAAAGGCTGTGGGGCATTTTGTCATGATGACTGTATAGGACCCTCTAAGCTTTGTGTATTGTGCCTTGTGGTGAGATAA